A stretch of the Papaver somniferum cultivar HN1 chromosome 6, ASM357369v1, whole genome shotgun sequence genome encodes the following:
- the LOC113285926 gene encoding uncharacterized protein LOC113285926 — MALTTSTVAPFRFQIKLLDSQIFPLHSGSCLLLSPNKHRQTMIKCSAKVTGFEQFGDPSKLKMRVVDFGEKLWQTFPEPVKEFPWKKAEDIMLQRLLFLGKEALKWSLIILFAFSSLSDILLSISKNKELLIPVGLFIGCVVSDIFKETSKELFPSASAKEGGLKLNLVAIGVFFVFVKSVAAYLAVGGKVLFSHVGNGGLLQVLWAWRKIQEEGDSDIPSLVENPE, encoded by the exons ATAAAGCTTCTCGATAGCCAGATATTCCCACTTCACTCAGGCTCTTGTCTGTTACTTTCTCCTAATAAGCATCGTCAAACGATGATAAAATGTTCTGCAAAAGTTACAGGATTTGAGCAATTCGGTGATCCAAGTAAGTTAAAGATGCGGGTGGTTGACTTTGGGGAGAAGCTGTGGCAGACCTTCCCAGAACCGGTGAAAGAATTCCCTTGGAAAAAAGCAGAGGATATCATGCTGCAGCGTCTGTTATTTCTTGGAAAGGAAGCATTGAAATGGTCGCTGATTATCCTGTTTGCCTTTAGTTCTTTATCAGATATATTGCTTTCTATTTCAAAGAACAAGGAACTGTTGATCCCAGTAGGACTTTTCATTGGATGTGTGGTCTCTGATATTTTCAAAGAGACTTCGAAGGAGCTATTCCCGAGTGCAAGTGCAAAG GAAGGAGGTTTAAAGTTGAACCTGGTAGCTATAGgtgtattttttgtttttgtcaaaTCTGTTGCTGCCTATCTGGCTGTAGGAGGAAAGGTGTTGTTTTCCCATGTCGGAAATGGTGGGCTATTGCAGGTTTTGTGGGCGTGGAGAAAAATACAGGAAGAGGGAGATTCAGACATACCTTCCTTGGTTGAAAATCCCGAGTGA